The following proteins come from a genomic window of Balearica regulorum gibbericeps isolate bBalReg1 chromosome 9, bBalReg1.pri, whole genome shotgun sequence:
- the SAP130 gene encoding histone deacetylase complex subunit SAP130 isoform X2, translated as MSSQQFPRSGAPPAGLGPAPPPIPTSGSAGLIAPAATVSDESSRDSEVAPREHIGPGSSIQPREEKQEPVVVRPYPQVQMLTQHHPVQSGAPVTVTAPPAHLTPAVPLSFSDGLMKPPLKPTMPSRPIAPAPPSTLSAPTKVPGQVTVTMESNIPQAPTIPVATISGQQGHPSNLHHIMATNVQMSIIRSSAPGPPLHIGASHLPRGAAAAAVMSSSKVTTVLRPASQLPNAATAQPAVQHIIHQPIQSRPPVTTSSTIPPAVVATVSATRAQSPVITTTAAHATESTLSRPTLSIQQHPPSAAISIQRPAQPRDTATRITLPSHPAIGTQKPQLHTMAQKTIFSTGTPVAAATVAPILATNTIASATTAGSVSHTQAPTSTIVTMTMPSHSSHATAVTTSNIPVAKVVPQQITHTSPRIQSDYTAERSNLIPLSSHRASPNPVAMETRNDNRQSVPVQFQYFLPTYPPSAYPLTAHTYTPITSSVSTIRQYPVSAQAPNSAITAQTGVGVASTVHLNPMQLMTVDASHARHIQGIQPAPISAQGIQPAPISAQGIQPAPIGTQGLHPAAPIGTQGLQPAPISAQQPQADTKTSAVVLADGATIVANPISNTFNTASAATTVVQTHSQSASASAPAQGSSPRPSILRKKPTTDGLAVRKSLIPPQPPEVASTRVESTMRSTSGSPRPAGAKPKPEIHVSMATPVTVSMEAVPNQGGEQPTIAVPPTSQQPPSAIPTIIAAASPTSQPAAALSTIPGAVPPAPPTSATLVATPAPPSTMSGALSAVLGPAVPEIKIKEEVEPMDIMRPVSAVPPLTTSTVSPSLALLANNLSMPPSDLPPGASPRKKPRKQQHVISTEEGDMMETNSTDDEKSTAKSLLVKAEKRKSPPKEYIDEEGVRYVPVRPRPPITLLRHYRNPWKAAYHHFQRYSDVRVKEEKKAMLQEIANQKGVSCRAQGWKVHLCAAQLLQLTNLEHDVYERLTALQEGLIPKKKAATDDDLHRINELIQGNMQRCKLVMDQINEARDSMLKVLDHKDRVLKLLNKNGTVKKVSKLKRKEKV; from the exons ATGAGCTCGCAGCAGTTCCCCCGCTCGGGCGCGCCGCCCGCCGGCCTGGGACCAGCGCCGCCGCCCATCCCCACCAGCGGCTCCGCCGGGCTCATCGCCCCCGCCGCCACAG tGAGTGATGAATCTAGTCGTGACTCAGAAGTTGCTCCTAGAGAGCACATCGGTCCCGGCAGCTCTATCCAACCTcgagaagaaaagcaggaacCAGTGGTGGTTCGGCCATATCCACAGGTTCAGATGTTGACACAGCACCACCCTGTCCAGTCTGGTGCCCCGGTGACAGTGACAGCACCACCAGCACATTTGACTCCAGCTGTCCCACTTTCCTTTTCAGACGGACTTATGAAG CCTCCCTTGAAGCCCACCATGCCCAGCCGGCCGATTGCTCCTGCTCCACCCTCTACTCTCTCGGCTCCCACAAAAGTTCCTGGGCAAGTTACTGTGACCATGGAAAGCAACATACCACAGGCTCCAACAATTCCAGTGGCAACAATCAGTGGGCAACAG ggGCACCCTAGTAACTTGCATCACATCATGGCTACCAATGTGCAGATGTCCATCATCAGAAGTAGTGCTCCTGGGCCTCCGCTACACATTGGAGCTTCTCACCTACCGCGGG GTGCAGCGGCTGCTGCAGTGATGTCCAGTTCTAAAGTAACTACAGTCCTGAGACCGGCTTCGCAGTTGCCAAATGCAGCTACAGCTCAGCCAGCGGTTCAGCACATCATCCATCAGCCAATCCAG TCTCGTCCGCCCGTGACAACCTCAAGCACTATTCCTCCGGCTGTGGTGGCAACTGTCTCGGCCACAAGAGCTCAGTCCCCTGTTATAACTACAACAGCAGCGCATGCTACGGAATCAACCCTCAG TCGACCCACCCTGTCTATCCAGCAGCACCCGCCCTCTGCAGCTATTAGCATTCAGCGGCCTGCACAGCCGAGGGACACGGCCACTCGGATTACACTACCCTCTCACCCAGCTATAGGAACACAGAAGCCACAGCTCCACACCATGGCTCAG aaaacCATTTTCAGTACTGGTACTCCAGTGGCAGCAGCAACAGTGGCACCTATTTTGGCAACGAATACAATTGCTTCAGCAACCACAGCTG gttcTGTGTCTCACACCCAAGCGCCTACAAGCACCATTGTCACCATGACAATGCCCTCCCATTCTTCCCATGCTACGGCTGTCACGACCTCAAACATCCCAGTTG CTAAAGTGGTTCCTCAGCAAATCACGCATACTTCTCCCCGGATCCAGTCTGATtacacagcagagaggagtAATCTCATACCCCTCTCCAGTCACCGGGCATCTCCAAACCCAGTAGCAATGGAAACCAGAAATGACAACAG GCAGTCGGTGCCTGTCCAGTTCCAGTATTTCTTACCAACGTACCCGCCCTCCGCCTATCCTTTGACTGCGCACACCTATACCCCCATCACCAGCTCGGTGTCCACCATTCGCCAGTACCCAG TTTCAGCCCAGGCGCCCAACTCGGCCATCACGGCTCAGACTGGCGTCGGAGTGGCCTCCACTGTCCACCTCAACCCCATGCAGCTGATGACTGTAGATGCGTCTCATGCCCGTCACATCCAGGGCATCCAGCCGGCACCAATCAGTGCGCAGGGGATCCAGCCAGCACCAATCAGTGCACAGGGGATCCAGCCGGCACCAATTGGGACGCAAGGACTCCACCCCGCTGCACCAATTGGCACGCAGGGACTGCAGCCAGCACCAATCAGTGCTCAGCAGCCACAAGCCGACACCAAGACTTCAG CAGTAGTCTTGGCAGATGGAGCCACCATTGTAGCCAATCCTATTAGCAACACATTCAACACTGCTTCTGCAGCAACCACAGTTGTGCAAACCCATAGCCAGAGTGCCAGTGCCAGTGCACCAGCCCAGGGCTCTTCCCCGCGCCCAAGCATCCTCCGGAAGAAACCAACCACAGATGG GCTGGCAGTCCGGAAAAGCTTAATTCCACCTCAGCCACCTGAAGTAGCTAGCACACGTGTCGAGAGTACCATGCGAAGCACATCTGGATCACCAAGGCCTGCTGG TGCCAAGCCAAAACCTGAAATTCATGTGTCCATGGCCACTCCGGTCACTGTGTCTATGGAGGCAGTGCCTAACCAGGGCGGTGAGCAGCCCACCATTGCAGTCCCCCCTACCTCCCAGCAGCCTCCCTCTGCCATTCCAACAATCATCGCGGCAGCCAGTCCCACTtcacagcctgcagcagcactgtcCACCATTCCAGGAGCCGTCCCGCCTGCTCCACCAACTTCTGCTACGCTTGTGGCAACACCTGCTCCTCCATCAACCATGAGCGGTGCCCTGTCAGCGGTGCTGGGTCCTGCCGTACCagagataaaaatcaaagaggaaGTGGAGCCTATGGACATAATGCGACCGGTATCTG cAGTCCCTCCTTTGACTACAAGTACTGTGTCTCCGTCTTTGGCGTTGCTGGCCAACAACCTCTCAATGCCTCCAAGTGATTTGCCACCTGGTGCCTCCCCGAGGAAGAAACCCCGTAAGCAGCAGCATGTCATCTCCACAGAGGAAGGGGACATGATGGAAACAAACAGCACTGATGATGAGAAATCCACTGCCAAAAGTTTGCTGGTGAAGGCAGAGAAGCGCAAGTCACCTCCAAAGGAGTATATAG ATGAAGAAGGGGTAAGATACGTCCCTGTGCGTCCAAGGCCACCTATCACGTTGCTCCGGCATTATCGCAATCCTTGGAAAGCTGCTTACCACCACTTTCAGAGATACAGTGATGTCCGGGTAAAAG aagagaagaaggCTATGCTGCAGGAGATTGCCAATCAGAAGGGTGTATCCTGTCGTGCACAAGGGTGGAAGGTCCATCTCTGTGCGGCACAGCTACTACAGCTG ACAAACCTGGAGCATGATGTGTATGAGAGACTGACAGCCCTGCAGGAGGGACTCATTCCCAAGAAAAAGGCAGCAACCGATGACGACTTGCATCGGATCAATGAACTGATACAG gGGAATATGCAGAGGTGTAAACTTGTGATGGATCAAATCAATGAGGCTCGAGACTCCATGCTAAAGGTCTTGGATCACAAGGATCGTGTTTTGAAGCTTCTAAACAAGAATGGAACTGTCAAGAAAGTGTCCAAATTAAAGCGAAAGGAGAAGGTCTAA
- the SAP130 gene encoding histone deacetylase complex subunit SAP130 isoform X1, which yields MGRGALRWVGPTGANPPWAAAAAEAEFGSRRWRLSDGCRGAPRAQADMSSQQFPRSGAPPAGLGPAPPPIPTSGSAGLIAPAATVSDESSRDSEVAPREHIGPGSSIQPREEKQEPVVVRPYPQVQMLTQHHPVQSGAPVTVTAPPAHLTPAVPLSFSDGLMKPPLKPTMPSRPIAPAPPSTLSAPTKVPGQVTVTMESNIPQAPTIPVATISGQQGHPSNLHHIMATNVQMSIIRSSAPGPPLHIGASHLPRGAAAAAVMSSSKVTTVLRPASQLPNAATAQPAVQHIIHQPIQSRPPVTTSSTIPPAVVATVSATRAQSPVITTTAAHATESTLSRPTLSIQQHPPSAAISIQRPAQPRDTATRITLPSHPAIGTQKPQLHTMAQKTIFSTGTPVAAATVAPILATNTIASATTAGSVSHTQAPTSTIVTMTMPSHSSHATAVTTSNIPVAKVVPQQITHTSPRIQSDYTAERSNLIPLSSHRASPNPVAMETRNDNRQSVPVQFQYFLPTYPPSAYPLTAHTYTPITSSVSTIRQYPVSAQAPNSAITAQTGVGVASTVHLNPMQLMTVDASHARHIQGIQPAPISAQGIQPAPISAQGIQPAPIGTQGLHPAAPIGTQGLQPAPISAQQPQADTKTSVVLADGATIVANPISNTFNTASAATTVVQTHSQSASASAPAQGSSPRPSILRKKPTTDGLAVRKSLIPPQPPEVASTRVESTMRSTSGSPRPAGAKPKPEIHVSMATPVTVSMEAVPNQGGEQPTIAVPPTSQQPPSAIPTIIAAASPTSQPAAALSTIPGAVPPAPPTSATLVATPAPPSTMSGALSAVLGPAVPEIKIKEEVEPMDIMRPVSAVPPLTTSTVSPSLALLANNLSMPPSDLPPGASPRKKPRKQQHVISTEEGDMMETNSTDDEKSTAKSLLVKAEKRKSPPKEYIDEEGVRYVPVRPRPPITLLRHYRNPWKAAYHHFQRYSDVRVKEEKKAMLQEIANQKGVSCRAQGWKVHLCAAQLLQLTNLEHDVYERLTALQEGLIPKKKAATDDDLHRINELIQGNMQRCKLVMDQINEARDSMLKVLDHKDRVLKLLNKNGTVKKVSKLKRKEKV from the exons ATGGGGCGGGGGGCGCTGAGGTGGGTGGGGCCGACCGGGGCCAATCCGCCGTGGGCAGCTGCGGCGGCGGAAGCGGAGTTCGGTTCTCGGCGGTGGCGGCTCAGCGACGGCTGCCGCGGGGCGCCCCGGGCACAG GCGGACATGAGCTCGCAGCAGTTCCCCCGCTCGGGCGCGCCGCCCGCCGGCCTGGGACCAGCGCCGCCGCCCATCCCCACCAGCGGCTCCGCCGGGCTCATCGCCCCCGCCGCCACAG tGAGTGATGAATCTAGTCGTGACTCAGAAGTTGCTCCTAGAGAGCACATCGGTCCCGGCAGCTCTATCCAACCTcgagaagaaaagcaggaacCAGTGGTGGTTCGGCCATATCCACAGGTTCAGATGTTGACACAGCACCACCCTGTCCAGTCTGGTGCCCCGGTGACAGTGACAGCACCACCAGCACATTTGACTCCAGCTGTCCCACTTTCCTTTTCAGACGGACTTATGAAG CCTCCCTTGAAGCCCACCATGCCCAGCCGGCCGATTGCTCCTGCTCCACCCTCTACTCTCTCGGCTCCCACAAAAGTTCCTGGGCAAGTTACTGTGACCATGGAAAGCAACATACCACAGGCTCCAACAATTCCAGTGGCAACAATCAGTGGGCAACAG ggGCACCCTAGTAACTTGCATCACATCATGGCTACCAATGTGCAGATGTCCATCATCAGAAGTAGTGCTCCTGGGCCTCCGCTACACATTGGAGCTTCTCACCTACCGCGGG GTGCAGCGGCTGCTGCAGTGATGTCCAGTTCTAAAGTAACTACAGTCCTGAGACCGGCTTCGCAGTTGCCAAATGCAGCTACAGCTCAGCCAGCGGTTCAGCACATCATCCATCAGCCAATCCAG TCTCGTCCGCCCGTGACAACCTCAAGCACTATTCCTCCGGCTGTGGTGGCAACTGTCTCGGCCACAAGAGCTCAGTCCCCTGTTATAACTACAACAGCAGCGCATGCTACGGAATCAACCCTCAG TCGACCCACCCTGTCTATCCAGCAGCACCCGCCCTCTGCAGCTATTAGCATTCAGCGGCCTGCACAGCCGAGGGACACGGCCACTCGGATTACACTACCCTCTCACCCAGCTATAGGAACACAGAAGCCACAGCTCCACACCATGGCTCAG aaaacCATTTTCAGTACTGGTACTCCAGTGGCAGCAGCAACAGTGGCACCTATTTTGGCAACGAATACAATTGCTTCAGCAACCACAGCTG gttcTGTGTCTCACACCCAAGCGCCTACAAGCACCATTGTCACCATGACAATGCCCTCCCATTCTTCCCATGCTACGGCTGTCACGACCTCAAACATCCCAGTTG CTAAAGTGGTTCCTCAGCAAATCACGCATACTTCTCCCCGGATCCAGTCTGATtacacagcagagaggagtAATCTCATACCCCTCTCCAGTCACCGGGCATCTCCAAACCCAGTAGCAATGGAAACCAGAAATGACAACAG GCAGTCGGTGCCTGTCCAGTTCCAGTATTTCTTACCAACGTACCCGCCCTCCGCCTATCCTTTGACTGCGCACACCTATACCCCCATCACCAGCTCGGTGTCCACCATTCGCCAGTACCCAG TTTCAGCCCAGGCGCCCAACTCGGCCATCACGGCTCAGACTGGCGTCGGAGTGGCCTCCACTGTCCACCTCAACCCCATGCAGCTGATGACTGTAGATGCGTCTCATGCCCGTCACATCCAGGGCATCCAGCCGGCACCAATCAGTGCGCAGGGGATCCAGCCAGCACCAATCAGTGCACAGGGGATCCAGCCGGCACCAATTGGGACGCAAGGACTCCACCCCGCTGCACCAATTGGCACGCAGGGACTGCAGCCAGCACCAATCAGTGCTCAGCAGCCACAAGCCGACACCAAGACTTCAG TAGTCTTGGCAGATGGAGCCACCATTGTAGCCAATCCTATTAGCAACACATTCAACACTGCTTCTGCAGCAACCACAGTTGTGCAAACCCATAGCCAGAGTGCCAGTGCCAGTGCACCAGCCCAGGGCTCTTCCCCGCGCCCAAGCATCCTCCGGAAGAAACCAACCACAGATGG GCTGGCAGTCCGGAAAAGCTTAATTCCACCTCAGCCACCTGAAGTAGCTAGCACACGTGTCGAGAGTACCATGCGAAGCACATCTGGATCACCAAGGCCTGCTGG TGCCAAGCCAAAACCTGAAATTCATGTGTCCATGGCCACTCCGGTCACTGTGTCTATGGAGGCAGTGCCTAACCAGGGCGGTGAGCAGCCCACCATTGCAGTCCCCCCTACCTCCCAGCAGCCTCCCTCTGCCATTCCAACAATCATCGCGGCAGCCAGTCCCACTtcacagcctgcagcagcactgtcCACCATTCCAGGAGCCGTCCCGCCTGCTCCACCAACTTCTGCTACGCTTGTGGCAACACCTGCTCCTCCATCAACCATGAGCGGTGCCCTGTCAGCGGTGCTGGGTCCTGCCGTACCagagataaaaatcaaagaggaaGTGGAGCCTATGGACATAATGCGACCGGTATCTG cAGTCCCTCCTTTGACTACAAGTACTGTGTCTCCGTCTTTGGCGTTGCTGGCCAACAACCTCTCAATGCCTCCAAGTGATTTGCCACCTGGTGCCTCCCCGAGGAAGAAACCCCGTAAGCAGCAGCATGTCATCTCCACAGAGGAAGGGGACATGATGGAAACAAACAGCACTGATGATGAGAAATCCACTGCCAAAAGTTTGCTGGTGAAGGCAGAGAAGCGCAAGTCACCTCCAAAGGAGTATATAG ATGAAGAAGGGGTAAGATACGTCCCTGTGCGTCCAAGGCCACCTATCACGTTGCTCCGGCATTATCGCAATCCTTGGAAAGCTGCTTACCACCACTTTCAGAGATACAGTGATGTCCGGGTAAAAG aagagaagaaggCTATGCTGCAGGAGATTGCCAATCAGAAGGGTGTATCCTGTCGTGCACAAGGGTGGAAGGTCCATCTCTGTGCGGCACAGCTACTACAGCTG ACAAACCTGGAGCATGATGTGTATGAGAGACTGACAGCCCTGCAGGAGGGACTCATTCCCAAGAAAAAGGCAGCAACCGATGACGACTTGCATCGGATCAATGAACTGATACAG gGGAATATGCAGAGGTGTAAACTTGTGATGGATCAAATCAATGAGGCTCGAGACTCCATGCTAAAGGTCTTGGATCACAAGGATCGTGTTTTGAAGCTTCTAAACAAGAATGGAACTGTCAAGAAAGTGTCCAAATTAAAGCGAAAGGAGAAGGTCTAA